Proteins from a genomic interval of Chionomys nivalis chromosome 7, mChiNiv1.1, whole genome shotgun sequence:
- the LOC130876805 gene encoding lysozyme-like protein 6 translates to MKVLLMCMASCLLVVSSGDIINRCVLAKILHQEDVDGFEGYSLPDWLCLAFVESNFNISKVNENADGSFDYGIFQINSHYWCNDYQSHSENFCHMNCHELLDPNLLSSIHCAKKIVSAAGGMKNWVEWRLHCSGRPLSHWLTGCHL, encoded by the exons ATGAAGGTGCTGCTCATGTGCATGGCAAGTTGCCTCCTGGTGGTGAGTAGCGGAGATATCATCAATCGCTGTGTCTTGGCCAAGATACTGCATCAGGAGGACGTGGATGGGTTCGAGGGCTACTCCCTGCCCGACT GGCTGTGCTTGGCTTTTGTGGAAAGCAACTTCAACATATCAAAGGTGAACGAGAATGCAGACGGCAGCTTCGACTACGGCATCTTCCAGATCAATAGCCATTACTGGTGCAATGACTACCAGAGTCACTCCGAGAACTTCTGCCACATGAACTGTCACG AACTATTAGATCCCAACCTCCTTTCATCCATCCACTGTGCCAAGAAGATTGTGTCTGCAGCAGGAGGGATGAAAAACTG GGTAGAATGGAGATTGCACTGTTCAGGCCGGCCACTTTCACACTGGCTTACGGGATGCCATCTGTGA